GCGTGCTTCTAGGCATTGGGGTCAACCTGTTTTTGGTTCCGCATCGCCTAATGGAAGGGGGCATAATCGGGATCGGTTTGCTGGCGACGTATTACATGCAGATGCCGACGGGTCTGGTGATGATATTCGTTAGTATTCCTGTGTATGTCATCGTCTTTTTGTATGATCGCAGCTTGTTTTTTCACAGCTTTCACGGCATGCTGATTTCTGCTTTCTTTATAGACATTCTCTCGGATATGCGTGGTTGGAATCTATGGTCAACTTCCTTTTCCGCAGTTACTGGCGGCGTATTAATTGGAATGGGTGTTGGGTTGATGCTTGCTTACGAGACGAATACGGGCGGGACAGACCTGCTCGCGCAATTTTTTGCCAGACGCTACAAGCTGCGCGTTGCTTTGCTGATTTTTCTAATCGATGGGTTGATCGTACTTTGCTCGACTCAAACGATCGGGATGGAGAGAATGATTTTCTCTTTGCTGACAATCATCTCAGTTGCGGCGACTACGCAAATGTTCAGTGGACTGGGACGACCTTTGCCACCGTATACGATAATAGGCCCGCTTCTTTCGCGTAAAATGGATGATCACTCACCACGGCTCTATGTAATTACAAGCGCGAGATTTAGGAACAGGGAAGGGGAAGGCAATATTTTGGAGAAAATAAATAGGAAAAGGAAGAAATGAGGGACTGTTTTGTCTGGACAAGCATTTCAAATGATAACAGAGCGTGTCGGCTATTTTCCTGGTCACGTTAACATAGGACTTGTCATTGGTGAGCACGGAGCGGTCCTGATTGATTCTGGTCTGGATACCCAAAACGCCAAAAAAATCAAGAAAGGACTGGACGCTATCGCCCAGCCCTTGTATGCAATCATTCAAACGCACTCTCATGCAGATCATTTCGGTGGCAACGCCTACTTGCTCGGATGCTGGCCCGAAGCAAGGGTCTATGCGCCACCGCTGGAAGAGGCGATCATTCGAAATCCCATACTGGAGCCCATTTACTTGAACATGGGTGCAGCCCCACTTGATGATCTCAAAAACAAGTTTTTGCTGGCGCAGCCTTCTCGGGTGGACCACCTCCTTCCGCTGGATGAAGGGATCGAGATAGATGGCGTACCTTTCTTTATCCTTTCTCTGCCAGGGCATAGCTGGCAACAGGTTGGCGTCGTCTGCGACGAGATTTGCTTCGCTGCCGACAGTTATTTAGGCGAAGAGGTTTTGGAAAAGCACAAGCTGCCGTTTCTTGTGGATGCGCATGAGACCCTGCTCAGTCTTCATAAATTGCTTGCAACCAACTACAGGGGATACGTACCTGGGCACGGAGCATATACCACCACCTCTCATGATGCCGTGAACAAAAATATTGCTTGGCATGAGCGGATTTTCTCGGTGATCTGCGACCTTTTAGTAGAGGAGACAACACCAGAAGAAGCATTAACTCTCCTGTGTGAGCGTTTACACATTTCCATAGAAAATGCTTCGAGTTATGTGCTGTTTCGGACGGCGTTTATGGGTTACCTAGTCGGGCTTCAGAAAACAAAGAGGGTGGCATACCGGTTTGAACAAAATCGGTGGTTGTGGAGAACCGTTCAGGATGGAGCCGAGGGAGCAGAAAGGTAATCGGCGATTTCTGCTAGTTTATGCTCGGCAGCTTCGCGGACGGCCTTGGGAATGAAGAAAACTTCTTCGGATGAGGTATTCATATAGAACTTTGCTTCCAAATACGGATGACCCAGTTTGACATTCAGTTCCCCTTTTCCGGTCGTTGTGTTGGTATAGTTCGTAGGGATGCGCAAAAAATACGCGCTGCTGCTGGCGGAATCGTACATGACGACATCGTACGTGGGCATACTGTCCCCGCCGGATCGGTGAAAGCCTTGTTGCCGCAGCATTTTGTCAACATAAGAGAGTGGCTGAACGACACCGGTAAGGGTCTTGTTTTTTAACCGCATGGACATCCTCCTCGGTTCAACCATTGAGAAATCGAGCTTAGTCTCATACTATGTACGGCAATAACAATTCAGACTTGTAAATAAGGAAAAGAAGGAGTGGACGAGGATGGAACATATGGCAGATTTGCATACCCATACAAGAGCGTCAGACGGAACCTGCGAGCCTGCGGAAAACGTACGTTTGGCGAAGGAGGCGGGACTTGCTGCACTGGCGATCACGGATCACGACACGGTAGCAGGGATTCCAGAAGCAATCGAGGCTGCCCACGCACTCGGCGTGGAAATTATTCCGGGAGTCGAGGTGAGCTCCGTAGGGAAGGGGCAGGATATTCACGTTCTCGGCTATTTTGTCCCGTATGAAGACCCGGCTTTTGAAGAGCGACTTTTCCGTTTGCGGGAGACAAGACATGAGCGTAACCAACTGCTGATCGAACGGCTGCAAGAGCTCGGTATCGACATTTCATTGGAAAAGGTATACCAACGCAAGCAGGGCACGGACAAAAACATCGGGCGACCGCATATTGCAGAAGAACTGATGGAGCTGGGCGTCGTCTCAACGATCGCAGAGGCCTTCGATAAGTACTTGGGCAAAGGGGGAGCGGCTTATGTCAATCCTCCACGCATTACGCCGCAGGAAGCGATCACGCTGATCAAAGAGGCAGGTGGAGTGGCGGTGCTGGCTCATCCGGGTCTGTATGACGATGAGGAGCTGGTCCAGGA
The window above is part of the Brevibacillus antibioticus genome. Proteins encoded here:
- a CDS encoding MBL fold metallo-hydrolase, translating into MSGQAFQMITERVGYFPGHVNIGLVIGEHGAVLIDSGLDTQNAKKIKKGLDAIAQPLYAIIQTHSHADHFGGNAYLLGCWPEARVYAPPLEEAIIRNPILEPIYLNMGAAPLDDLKNKFLLAQPSRVDHLLPLDEGIEIDGVPFFILSLPGHSWQQVGVVCDEICFAADSYLGEEVLEKHKLPFLVDAHETLLSLHKLLATNYRGYVPGHGAYTTTSHDAVNKNIAWHERIFSVICDLLVEETTPEEALTLLCERLHISIENASSYVLFRTAFMGYLVGLQKTKRVAYRFEQNRWLWRTVQDGAEGAER
- a CDS encoding YitT family protein, which gives rise to MYWLQKSVAILTGSVLLGIGVNLFLVPHRLMEGGIIGIGLLATYYMQMPTGLVMIFVSIPVYVIVFLYDRSLFFHSFHGMLISAFFIDILSDMRGWNLWSTSFSAVTGGVLIGMGVGLMLAYETNTGGTDLLAQFFARRYKLRVALLIFLIDGLIVLCSTQTIGMERMIFSLLTIISVAATTQMFSGLGRPLPPYTIIGPLLSRKMDDHSPRLYVITSARFRNREGEGNILEKINRKRKK
- a CDS encoding PHP domain-containing protein, with protein sequence MEHMADLHTHTRASDGTCEPAENVRLAKEAGLAALAITDHDTVAGIPEAIEAAHALGVEIIPGVEVSSVGKGQDIHVLGYFVPYEDPAFEERLFRLRETRHERNQLLIERLQELGIDISLEKVYQRKQGTDKNIGRPHIAEELMELGVVSTIAEAFDKYLGKGGAAYVNPPRITPQEAITLIKEAGGVAVLAHPGLYDDEELVQELIVFGLDGIEVNHPDNDEVQKMRYSKWAAQYGLVVTGGSDFHGWRGEEPFHAMLGSHTAEMDAVEQLRAIAAKRKA